The Methanobacteriaceae archaeon sequence TTCAATTTCATTTCTCATCTCCTCAGTCCACATTTCAGCACCGAAAACCCCTGCTTTTAGCTTAAGATCTTTACTATCCACACCCTCTTTTTCCAGAACCTCGGCCAGGTAAAGAGCATAGCTGGGTGTGCAGGTAATTATGGTGCTTTGGAAATCCTGCATTATTTCAATTTGGCGTTGAGTGTTCCCGGCGCTGATGGGAATCACAGTTGCCCCTATTTTCTGTGTTCCATAGTGCACTCCCAGTCCTCCAGTAAAGAGCCCATATCCATAGCAGTTCTGGATAACATCCTTCTTGGTGGCTCCGGCCATGCTAAGGGTCCGGGCCATGACTTCACTCCATATTTCAATATCTCGTTTAGTGTATCCTGAAACAGTTGGTTTTCCTGTTGTTCCGGAGGATGTGTGTACTTCAACAATATCTTCTTCAGGAACTGCGAACATTCCAAAGGGATAGGCATCTCTAAGGTCACTTTTGGTGGTGAAAGGCAGTTTAATTATATCCTCCAGTGATTGAATGTCATCAGGACTTACTCCTTCCTGGTCAAATCTCTGTTTATAGTAAGGAACATTTTCATAGGCTCTTTTAACAACGTTCTGCAATCTTTTTAGCTGTAATTTTTCTCTCTGTGAGGCTGACATGCACTCAGCTCTTTCATTCCAGATCATTTCCACACCTCAAAGGTACCATAAATATAACTTTAAATAATTAATTTTGGTAGGTCTAACTTTAACATCAAATTGTCAAATTTGATTTTCAGCTTTTTATCATCTATTTACATAAACTATTATAAAGATACATTCATCTATTATAATAAGCTACATTAACCCTGTTATTTTTAGATTTCTTCAAAAAAATTCAGTGAATTGATTTAATACTTCCTAAATTCAAGCCAGAAGATTTTTTTAAAGTATAAAGACTTTCTATTAATTTATTTAAGATAATAATTATAACAAATCCATTAATTTCAATACTTAAACAGATGATTTTACACATAGACCTAATGATTTTACAATTTATTGGCTTGTTAATAAAAAAAGAAGATAGGAGAATCACTTTTTCTCAAAGGATTCTAGCCAGTCATCAAAGTTTTCCCGGAACTCTTCAAGTTTCATGTCCAGTATCCTACGGTTATCCACCAGGTTCAAAGCTCCTGATAAGAGTTCAACCTCCAGGCGGCGGTTGACTTCTTCCCAGTTGACGATGTTCCAGAAGGCCTCCACATATTCTGGGCGGACATTCTTGTAATCCAAATAATAGGCGTGTTCCCACACATCTAGAACCATTAAAACCCGGAAGTGGGGGATCACATTTACATTGTGTTTTTCAATCTGGGTGATGAAAAGCCGGTCCGTGCCCCTGCAAAAGGTTAAAGCAGCCCATCCTGAACCTTCAGTACTGACTGCTACCTGCGAGAATTCCTGTTTAAACCTTTCAAATGTTCCGAAATCTTTATTGATATACTTGGCTAGGGTACTCGTTGGCTCCCCTCCACCTTTGGGTGCAGGTGCCATATTCTCCCAGAAGAGTTTATGTAAGACGAATCCTCCGACATGGAAAGATAACTCCTTGGCCACGGCTTTCACATCAAATTCCAGACCGGGTCTGCTGTCAAATTTTGCAAGCAGTGCATTGGCACCATCAACATAAGCCTGGTGGTGTTTATCATGGTGTATCTGGAGCTGCTCTTCTGATATGTAGGGAGCCAGATCTCCGTAGCCGTAGGGTAGTGAGGGAAGTTCATATACTTTTTTTGCCATTTTTTATCACCTTCGTACAATCTTTTAGTATATTGAAGTATTTTTTATCCCATTCCCAGTTTTTTTAGGCTTCAATTAACATTTTTTTAGTTATCCTACCATTTATAGTAGTTTCTGTAACACAACCACCAGTCATAGCATTTATATTCTTTGGTTCTTTTTTTTGCAGTTTCCATGTCGGCAGCTGGAGGAATGATGAGTCCTTTGCCAATAATTTCATTACGGGGCCAGTTGGCGGGTATGGCCACGCTTTTCTCTTCAGCAGTTTGGAATCCTTCTATCATTCTGAGAATTTCATCCATGTTCCTTCCCAGTTCCTGGGGGTAGTAAAGCATGGCTCTTATAATACCCTGTGGATCAACGATGAACACCGCCCGGACAGTGTTAGTGCCTTTGTTGGGGTGGATTAAGCCCAGAGTGTTGGCAACTTTACCCGTGTCTGCGATTATAGGGAATTCAATGTCCACATCTAAGTTATCTGATATCCACTGAATCCATTTGAGGTGTGAGAAAACCTGGTCCACGGATAATCCGATAAGCTCACAGTCCATTTCCCTGAAACGCTCATAACGAAGCTGGAAGGCCACAAACTCAGTGGTACATACCGGTGTGAAATCAGCTGGGTGGCTGAATAAAACGAACCATTTGCCTTTGAAAGCTTTGGGTAGTTTCATCATTCCCTGGGTGGTTTGAACTTCCATTTTAGGAAATTTATCCCCTATAAGTGGCATTCCTAAACCTTTTTTCTTTATTTTTCTTAGTTCGTAAACTTTTTCTCCCATTTTTTACCCCCTTTGGTAAATTCTAACACTAATATTTTTGTCCCCTTTTTTAATTTATTTATTTTTATTTTAATGGTGATTTTATCAAAAGATGCGATGGAGATCTTTTGCATGGTGATATTTTACAAAGATGATCTAAAAGAGCGAATGTAATGTATCACTAAAATTTTCAAAATTAATTCATTAAATAAATTGAATCAATCCCCATTACCATAATAAGTGAATGCTATAAATAGATGGATTTTTAGGGAATGAAGATTTATATCAACAATTTTATATCAATTATGGATTCTAAAGTATGGGTTGGAACGAAAAATAGAAAAAGAAAGTGGAGGAGGGTTTCCTCCACTTATATTTTTTTGTGTGCTGATATGAGTCCGCCCAGTACCATAAATATGGTCAGGATAACGCCTACTGGCGGTAGTCCTGTGCTCTGCATACCCACGGTTTTTGAACTCACTGAACTTCTAGCTTGAACCTCAGAGGATGCTGCTTGAACCACTAGGGGTGCTGGTTGAGCATTTACTGATAGGGACTGTGTTTCCTCGTTTAAGGTGGGGTCGTAGGTAGTGGTTGACAGTTGTGGGTTGATGAGGAAGTTACCAGCACGTAAAAAGCGCAGGTTTAAAAGCAGAGTGGGGTCTCCCACAGGCACAGTTCCCAAATTCCAGATCAGGGTTCTGGTAACAAGATCATAGGTCCACTGGTTGCCTATATCATCGCTGGCTCCTGCAAACTCCATACCATCGGGTAAGGTGTAGGTCATCACCACATTTTCTGCAGCATCCGGTCCATTGTTACCCACTTTAAGAGTGTAGCTCACAACTTCACCAGCCACAGGATTGATCTTACCCGGTGTAACTGTGAGGTAGAGACTGGATTTGGGATTGATGGTCACATCCTTGCTCACGGTCTGATAATCTGTGGTTCCGTTTACTTTAGCCACACCCGCAGTTTCATCAGCAGTTAAAGTAGCCGTGGCCACACCATTAAGAGTGGTTTTGTCAATGATTTTACTTCCGATGCTTCCCTTATCTGTCTGGAACCTAACCGGAGTAAGATCCGGTATATGCCCCACTGAAGGGTTAAACGGAGTAACTGTAGTTCCGTCGAAGAAGTTGTTGAAACTCACTGTCACCAGACTGGTAGCACCATTATTAACAGGGTTAGGAACAGCATCGATGGTCATATAAAGCCAAACAGTAGGAGCCGATACTCCTGAAAGCAGATCTGAGAAGACTGGCTGGTTTAAACCCCACCAATTCTTTTCCAAGTCATTGACACCAGAAATAGCACGTACAGCGTTCCCAGAAATATAAGCAGTGTTACCCGAAAAACGGCAGAAATTAGCAGTCAGGCCTTCAAGGAGATTATATATTGCTCCTCCTTCAATTGCAGTATTGCTTAAGAAGTTACACTGGTTAATGTTGGATGTAGCAAAGTTGTAGATGGCTCCACCTGTCTTGGCAGTGTTACTGGTGAAAGTGGTACAATTAATAGTCAACGGACCACAATTGAAGACACCACCACCTAAATCAGCTGAGTTTCCACTAACCGTACACTGAGACATACTCAACCCACCCATATTGTAGATACCACCACCACTTGGAGCAATGTTAGCCCTGTTATCACTAACAGTACATCCAAACATAGTCAACGTACCCGTATTGTAGACACCACCACCAATATATATAGCGGTGTTTCCACTAATTGTACACTGAGTCATATTCAAAGTACCCTGATTGTAGACACCACCACCACCGTTACTATTGCCTCCGTTTCGTATGGTGAAGTTGGTTAGGTTCACGGTTCCGGATTGGATGGTTAGTGGTCTTCCGTTGTTTGTTCCGTCGATTATGGTGCCTGTTTGGCTTTGACCGATGAGGTTTACGTTCTTGTTAATGGTTATGTGTTCTTGGTAGGTTCCATCCGCTACGTAAACTGTTCCACCGTCATCCACGGTGTTGGTTCCGTTTTGTATGGTGGCTTTGGCCTTGTCAGGTGTTGATCCATCGTTGTTGTCATTTCCCGTGGCATTGTTAACGTAGATGGTGTTTGCAGCAGTAACTGTAGAAACAGTAGCAAATAACAGAAATAGCAGACCTAGAAGAAGGATAATTTGGTTTTTTCTTGTTTTCAAACTTTTTTCACCTCCTTTTATAGTTGATAAATCCCATAAACATTTTAGTTGGGAAAATTCTACCAAGGAGGGTATTCAAGCTTGTATTTTTGGCAACAATTATACGAATTATACCCTCATATAACTAATATTGTGGTTATATTCCATTTATCAATTTTTCGAAAAAAATAGCCACATGGATAAGCAAAATATGAATTCATAGTAATATTTCGCATCTTAATATACATATATTGATGACATATCTTTTCACAGAGACATTTTTTATATCAGAAATAAGATAAACGGAATCTTCATATCAATATAGGATAAAATCTCTTTCTCAGAACACATCACCTTTAAAACTAATACCAATCGCTCATATCTATCAAATTTACACATAATAAATGTATAGCATGTTTTATGACGTTTAACTGGGTTAAAATAATTAAAAGGATGTTCTCAAAGAATAGAGTTTTTGATTGGGTAAACCCGCCTAGACTACAATGTTCTATATATTTGTCCTTGAAAAATCTATAAAAAAAAGAGATTCCTGGGGAAAAAATAGAAAAAGAAAGTGGAGGAGGGTTTCCTCCACTCATATTTTTTTATGTGCTGATATGAGTCCGCCCAGTACCATAAATATGGCCAGGAT is a genomic window containing:
- a CDS encoding phenylacetate--CoA ligase translates to MIWNERAECMSASQREKLQLKRLQNVVKRAYENVPYYKQRFDQEGVSPDDIQSLEDIIKLPFTTKSDLRDAYPFGMFAVPEEDIVEVHTSSGTTGKPTVSGYTKRDIEIWSEVMARTLSMAGATKKDVIQNCYGYGLFTGGLGVHYGTQKIGATVIPISAGNTQRQIEIMQDFQSTIITCTPSYALYLAEVLEKEGVDSKDLKLKAGVFGAEMWTEEMRNEIERRLNISALNIYGLTEIIGPGVAQECHVKSGLHIFDDHFYPEIIDSNTLETLPEGEKGELVLTTLTREGMPIIRFRTRDITALRHGPCECGRTHIKMDRITGRSDDMLKIRGVIVFPSQIERALLKIPGMEPVYQIIVKRPEQLDELEVHVETSPALFSDEVKHVEQVKKNIEKQIHNEIGLRVTVTLVEPGSLPRSEGKAIRVVDKRGLG
- a CDS encoding superoxide dismutase, giving the protein MAKKVYELPSLPYGYGDLAPYISEEQLQIHHDKHHQAYVDGANALLAKFDSRPGLEFDVKAVAKELSFHVGGFVLHKLFWENMAPAPKGGGEPTSTLAKYINKDFGTFERFKQEFSQVAVSTEGSGWAALTFCRGTDRLFITQIEKHNVNVIPHFRVLMVLDVWEHAYYLDYKNVRPEYVEAFWNIVNWEEVNRRLEVELLSGALNLVDNRRILDMKLEEFRENFDDWLESFEKK
- a CDS encoding peroxiredoxin — translated: MGEKVYELRKIKKKGLGMPLIGDKFPKMEVQTTQGMMKLPKAFKGKWFVLFSHPADFTPVCTTEFVAFQLRYERFREMDCELIGLSVDQVFSHLKWIQWISDNLDVDIEFPIIADTGKVANTLGLIHPNKGTNTVRAVFIVDPQGIIRAMLYYPQELGRNMDEILRMIEGFQTAEEKSVAIPANWPRNEIIGKGLIIPPAADMETAKKRTKEYKCYDWWLCYRNYYKW
- a CDS encoding DUF11 domain-containing protein, producing MKTRKNQIILLLGLLFLLFATVSTVTAANTIYVNNATGNDNNDGSTPDKAKATIQNGTNTVDDGGTVYVADGTYQEHITINKNVNLIGQSQTGTIIDGTNNGRPLTIQSGTVNLTNFTIRNGGNSNGGGGVYNQGTLNMTQCTISGNTAIYIGGGVYNTGTLTMFGCTVSDNRANIAPSGGGIYNMGGLSMSQCTVSGNSADLGGGVFNCGPLTINCTTFTSNTAKTGGAIYNFATSNINQCNFLSNTAIEGGAIYNLLEGLTANFCRFSGNTAYISGNAVRAISGVNDLEKNWWGLNQPVFSDLLSGVSAPTVWLYMTIDAVPNPVNNGATSLVTVSFNNFFDGTTVTPFNPSVGHIPDLTPVRFQTDKGSIGSKIIDKTTLNGVATATLTADETAGVAKVNGTTDYQTVSKDVTINPKSSLYLTVTPGKINPVAGEVVSYTLKVGNNGPDAAENVVMTYTLPDGMEFAGASDDIGNQWTYDLVTRTLIWNLGTVPVGDPTLLLNLRFLRAGNFLINPQLSTTTYDPTLNEETQSLSVNAQPAPLVVQAASSEVQARSSVSSKTVGMQSTGLPPVGVILTIFMVLGGLISAHKKI